The Nonlabens spongiae genome contains a region encoding:
- a CDS encoding efflux transporter outer membrane subunit, whose translation MNAIQTIYRAKYLTLIAIALTLQSCFVAKDYVQPEMEETENLYRTDNLPQDSLSMAAVSWKEMFLDSYLSSYIEEGLQNNLDIRVAIQQIVAAEAYMKQGKAGYLPTLSTTAQATHQELSKNSQFGGFFSSIDQYELSGSLSWEADIWGKIRSNKRAGEASFLQTVAAHKAVKTELIAAIASNYFKLLALDEQLRITKSTIRTRDSSVITIKALKEAGDVTQVAVDQYIAQYNNAKALQLDIEYEIFRTENSLNLLLGRPGRLVERSELTQQEINADISIGVPTALLRNRPDVIASEYGLINAFELTNVARSNFYPSLTITGSGGFQSLDIEKILNANSLFATVVGGLTQPIFNQRSIRTQHEVAKAQQEQAFIEFRKTLLTAGNEVSNALYAYKTESEKFKFRKKEVESLRQAESDSEVLLKNGYANYLDLLTARESALNAELNVIDNKLQQLLTIVDLYEALGGGWR comes from the coding sequence ATGAACGCAATTCAAACTATATATCGAGCAAAATACCTCACCTTAATTGCTATAGCACTCACTTTACAAAGTTGTTTTGTCGCTAAGGATTATGTTCAGCCTGAAATGGAGGAGACTGAAAACTTATATCGTACTGATAACCTACCACAAGATAGCCTATCGATGGCAGCGGTTTCATGGAAAGAGATGTTTCTCGACTCCTATCTGTCTAGCTACATAGAAGAAGGTCTACAAAACAATTTAGACATACGAGTAGCCATTCAGCAAATCGTTGCCGCTGAAGCGTACATGAAGCAGGGTAAGGCTGGCTATTTACCTACACTCTCCACCACCGCACAGGCTACGCACCAGGAACTTTCTAAGAATAGTCAATTTGGTGGTTTCTTTTCTTCAATCGATCAGTATGAACTTTCAGGTAGTTTGTCTTGGGAAGCTGATATATGGGGAAAAATTAGAAGTAACAAACGAGCTGGAGAAGCGAGTTTTCTACAAACTGTTGCCGCTCACAAAGCTGTAAAGACAGAACTCATTGCGGCCATTGCGTCTAATTACTTTAAACTTCTAGCTCTTGATGAGCAACTACGCATTACTAAATCGACCATAAGAACTAGAGATAGTAGTGTTATTACAATAAAAGCGCTTAAAGAAGCAGGTGACGTTACTCAGGTCGCAGTAGATCAATATATCGCTCAGTACAACAATGCAAAAGCTCTGCAATTAGATATAGAATATGAAATTTTCAGGACAGAAAACAGCCTTAATCTCCTATTGGGAAGGCCAGGAAGACTTGTTGAACGTAGTGAACTTACACAGCAAGAAATTAACGCTGATATATCAATAGGAGTTCCTACTGCTCTCTTAAGAAATAGGCCTGATGTTATAGCTTCTGAATATGGCTTGATCAATGCGTTTGAACTTACAAACGTGGCACGGAGCAATTTCTACCCATCCCTAACAATAACGGGATCTGGAGGTTTTCAAAGTCTAGATATTGAGAAAATTCTAAACGCTAATTCCCTATTTGCAACAGTAGTAGGAGGTCTAACCCAACCCATATTTAACCAGCGTAGTATAAGAACGCAACATGAGGTTGCAAAAGCACAGCAGGAACAAGCATTTATAGAATTTAGAAAAACCCTGCTCACAGCAGGTAATGAAGTGTCAAACGCTTTGTACGCCTATAAAACCGAATCTGAAAAATTCAAATTTCGTAAAAAGGAAGTAGAATCACTAAGACAGGCTGAATCTGATTCTGAAGTCTTGCTGAAAAATGGATATGCAAACTACCTGGATTTACTTACTGCAAGAGAAAGCGCACTAAACGCTGAATTAAATGTCATTGATAATAAATTGCAACAATTGTTAACGATCGTTGATTTATATGAAGCACTAGGTGGAGGCTGGAGATAA
- a CDS encoding TetR/AcrR family transcriptional regulator, producing MISKLELLQASVKNFTRYGSKRVTMDELSKTLGISKKTIYHHFQSKEELINASINHLIIHYKKNIDQVLSKNQDPIISIILLYKKGFEELRSLTPSFLYGLGKYYPEAKKIFDDFRRFFVDHLIHGLLEDAKSRNLIHKSVNINLFCDLYFRRIEDLSHTNDSLLLDYSNDELLKHMIIFNMKGILTETHLNSFNLSIDL from the coding sequence ATGATAAGCAAGTTAGAGTTATTGCAAGCCTCAGTTAAAAATTTCACTCGTTACGGCAGCAAGCGTGTTACGATGGATGAACTTTCTAAAACCTTGGGAATATCAAAAAAAACAATATACCATCATTTTCAAAGTAAAGAGGAGTTAATCAATGCTAGTATTAATCATCTTATAATCCACTATAAGAAAAATATTGACCAAGTCCTTTCTAAGAATCAGGATCCCATTATCAGTATCATATTACTTTACAAAAAAGGTTTTGAAGAACTACGTTCATTAACACCGTCCTTTCTTTATGGATTAGGGAAGTATTATCCAGAAGCTAAGAAGATTTTTGATGACTTCCGTAGATTCTTTGTTGATCATCTTATCCACGGACTCCTAGAAGATGCTAAATCCCGTAATCTAATCCATAAAAGCGTCAATATCAACCTGTTTTGTGACTTGTATTTTAGAAGAATCGAAGACTTATCTCATACAAATGATTCCTTACTGCTCGACTACTCAAACGATGAACTTTTAAAACACATGATCATTTTTAATATGAAAGGAATTTTAACTGAAACGCATTTGAATTCCTTTAACCTTAGTATTGATCTATAA
- a CDS encoding mechanosensitive ion channel family protein, with amino-acid sequence MKNYIGLIQEQGMWSKLSDKLYGWWDAIILRLPNLALAIVVMVVFFFIAKGLSAVLRKIFRKYLKNQSIRRIIVKIIYAITLVIGFFIALGVMDLDKALTSLLAGAGVVALAIGLALQGTLSNTFSGIMLSFLPKIKIGDYIETSEHSGFVHEISLRNLVLRRPDNQYVIMPNSKFIEEPFVNFSLANRSRIAVTCGVAYGSNLRQVEQLVKDAIASEFEQKVGERIEFYFTEFGDSSINFMVRFWTEFVKKSQMYDAQHKAILLINDVFAENNINIPFPIRTLDVSKEVLDRLGGRTGE; translated from the coding sequence ATGAAAAATTATATAGGATTGATACAAGAGCAGGGCATGTGGTCCAAGCTGTCTGACAAGCTTTATGGCTGGTGGGATGCCATAATTTTGCGACTGCCTAATCTCGCTCTGGCCATCGTGGTCATGGTTGTGTTTTTCTTCATCGCCAAAGGGCTCTCAGCCGTACTTAGAAAAATTTTTAGAAAGTACCTCAAGAACCAATCGATACGCCGCATTATCGTAAAGATCATCTATGCGATCACTCTCGTTATAGGATTTTTTATCGCTCTGGGAGTCATGGATCTGGATAAGGCATTAACCAGTTTGCTGGCTGGTGCCGGAGTGGTAGCGCTGGCGATAGGACTTGCCCTTCAAGGCACTTTGAGCAACACCTTTTCAGGGATCATGCTGTCCTTTTTACCTAAAATCAAAATAGGAGACTACATCGAGACCAGTGAGCACAGCGGTTTTGTTCATGAAATAAGCTTGCGCAACCTGGTCCTGAGACGACCTGATAACCAGTATGTCATTATGCCTAACTCTAAGTTTATCGAGGAGCCTTTTGTGAATTTTTCGCTAGCAAATCGCTCCAGAATTGCCGTAACCTGCGGTGTGGCTTACGGCTCAAACCTGCGACAAGTGGAGCAGCTGGTAAAAGACGCGATCGCATCTGAATTTGAGCAAAAAGTAGGAGAGCGCATCGAGTTTTATTTTACTGAATTTGGCGACTCTTCCATTAATTTTATGGTGCGGTTCTGGACTGAGTTTGTCAAGAAAAGCCAGATGTATGATGCCCAGCACAAAGCCATTTTACTGATCAATGATGTCTTTGCAGAGAACAATATCAATATTCCTTTCCCCATTAGGACATTGGACGTTTCAAAAGAGGTTCTCGATAGGCTGGGAGGTAGGACTGGGGAATAA
- a CDS encoding SLC13 family permease, translating to MDLEIILVFAVLAVTILLFLTEWFPIDKIAFLIIVSLIILGLVEPEDAISGFADPATVTVLCLMIIAIGLEDNGVIDWLTQAIKRVSILPLILITPVFMLISASISAFISTTAVVIIFIRIVSQLASKYGFSASKLLMPISFAGILGGSCTLMGTSTNLIVNSVAQNLGAERLGFFEFTVYGLIFLAIGVVFMTIASRWLPKDVQLDPADTFGIQEYLFTVTLTEKSDLIGKKLSDTLLNDNPEISIIKLIRDMNVINAPGKYISLKEGDELVLMGQVEDLAKFIHEDDLILHKERKPLDGVEEQTKKEKVKQAPILKYVELLILPGSNLIGKTLRKVRKSRIYNAFPLALQKRKNIRNTKARLIRKDINDIRIKPGDRLLVEMQGESFRDLERIENVAVLNEHEIEDSIPRFRKLSTLMILLAVIGLASSGVLSILASSLTGVGLLLLTNNISLEQIYHKVNWQIVFLLAGMIPLGIAMSNTGTDAWITEQLMKLLSGQSSMMVLGLIFIFTMLLSGTISNNATAIIMTPIAISLATGFDAPLKPFILAVMFAANFSFFTPVGYQTNALIYGTGVYKFRHFLFVGGILSIMLAITATLLLSTLL from the coding sequence ATGGATTTAGAAATTATACTGGTGTTTGCCGTGCTGGCGGTGACGATCTTGTTATTCCTCACAGAGTGGTTCCCCATAGACAAGATTGCTTTTTTAATTATCGTGAGCTTGATCATTCTGGGGCTGGTAGAACCAGAAGATGCCATAAGTGGTTTTGCTGATCCAGCAACTGTGACTGTACTGTGCCTCATGATCATTGCAATAGGTCTGGAAGATAATGGTGTTATAGACTGGTTGACCCAGGCGATTAAAAGAGTGAGCATTTTACCGCTTATTTTAATCACACCAGTCTTTATGCTGATCAGTGCGAGTATCTCTGCATTTATAAGCACTACTGCGGTGGTGATCATCTTTATACGTATCGTCTCGCAACTGGCGAGCAAATACGGTTTCTCGGCTTCTAAACTTTTGATGCCCATCTCTTTTGCTGGAATTTTGGGAGGGAGCTGCACGCTCATGGGAACTTCTACAAACCTCATCGTCAACTCTGTGGCACAAAATCTGGGTGCAGAGCGTTTGGGATTTTTTGAGTTTACCGTTTACGGCCTCATCTTTCTTGCGATAGGAGTGGTATTCATGACTATAGCCTCGCGCTGGCTTCCCAAAGATGTGCAACTGGACCCGGCAGATACGTTTGGGATTCAAGAATACCTCTTCACGGTAACGCTTACAGAGAAAAGCGATCTCATAGGTAAAAAGCTCTCAGACACACTGTTAAATGACAATCCCGAGATCAGTATCATTAAATTGATCCGTGATATGAATGTGATCAATGCTCCCGGTAAATACATAAGTCTTAAAGAGGGGGATGAGCTGGTACTCATGGGACAAGTGGAAGATCTTGCCAAATTCATTCATGAAGACGATCTCATACTCCATAAAGAACGAAAACCACTTGATGGAGTAGAGGAACAAACCAAAAAAGAGAAGGTCAAACAAGCTCCCATATTGAAATATGTGGAACTGCTCATTTTGCCAGGTTCTAACCTCATAGGCAAAACCTTGCGCAAGGTGCGCAAATCTAGAATCTATAACGCGTTCCCGCTGGCACTGCAAAAACGTAAAAACATACGCAACACAAAGGCACGCTTGATACGCAAGGATATCAACGATATACGTATCAAACCTGGAGACCGGCTACTGGTTGAGATGCAGGGTGAATCATTTAGGGATCTGGAAAGAATCGAAAACGTAGCTGTTTTAAACGAGCACGAGATAGAAGATTCCATCCCTAGGTTCAGGAAGCTTTCTACGCTCATGATATTGCTGGCGGTAATAGGGCTGGCGAGTAGTGGCGTACTCAGTATTCTGGCAAGCTCGCTCACAGGGGTGGGACTCCTGCTGTTGACAAACAACATCTCACTGGAGCAGATCTACCATAAAGTGAACTGGCAGATCGTATTTTTGCTCGCCGGTATGATACCACTGGGAATCGCCATGAGCAACACCGGGACTGATGCCTGGATCACGGAGCAGCTCATGAAACTCTTGAGCGGCCAGTCATCCATGATGGTTTTGGGGCTCATTTTTATTTTTACCATGCTACTGAGTGGAACAATATCAAACAACGCTACAGCAATCATCATGACACCTATCGCAATAAGCCTTGCTACCGGTTTTGATGCGCCTTTAAAACCCTTTATTCTCGCGGTCATGTTTGCGGCAAACTTTAGTTTCTTCACGCCGGTAGGCTACCAGACTAATGCGCTTATTTATGGTACAGGTGTTTACAAATTCAGGCATTTTTTATTTGTGGGAGGTATTCTGAGCATTATGCTGGCGATAACCGCCACTTTGTTGCTTTCCACTTTACTCTAA
- a CDS encoding tyrosine-type recombinase/integrase, protein MFDDFTTLLKIKRYSPNTIKTYTGLLIAFQNFIGDLIPIHQAESSFLRKKFVEKNLSQNLAYTTQKQLASALRLYLSLVHNRELDLTTVAPRRPQKVLPDILSIEEVKDILAAITNEKHRTAILTIYALGLRSGELLNLKIEHIDGKRDQVKILCSKGKKDRILPLPHDLKIFLRTYYKKFLPKTYLIENAQQEQYSASSLRAVFKKATQRAGIYKNVTLHSLRHSHATHLLDEGVNIKTIQQLLGHNDIKTTLIYTHITTNQLVKLPNLVGLVS, encoded by the coding sequence ATGTTTGACGATTTTACCACCCTGCTCAAAATCAAAAGATATAGTCCTAACACGATAAAAACCTATACGGGTTTACTGATCGCTTTCCAAAATTTTATAGGAGATCTCATTCCCATCCATCAGGCAGAATCCAGTTTCTTGCGTAAAAAATTTGTTGAGAAAAACCTATCACAAAATCTCGCCTATACCACCCAGAAGCAGCTCGCAAGCGCTCTAAGACTTTACCTGTCTCTAGTCCATAATCGTGAGCTGGACCTCACCACAGTCGCGCCACGCAGGCCTCAAAAGGTGTTGCCAGACATACTCAGTATTGAAGAGGTTAAAGATATACTCGCCGCCATCACAAATGAGAAGCACCGCACCGCGATACTCACTATATATGCACTGGGACTGCGATCTGGTGAGTTGCTTAACCTTAAAATAGAACATATAGATGGCAAGCGCGATCAGGTAAAGATCCTTTGCTCAAAAGGTAAAAAGGACCGCATACTGCCGCTGCCCCATGATCTCAAGATCTTTTTAAGGACTTATTACAAGAAGTTTCTGCCTAAGACGTATCTCATTGAGAACGCCCAGCAAGAACAATACTCAGCCTCCAGCCTGCGAGCTGTCTTTAAGAAGGCGACGCAGCGGGCCGGTATTTATAAAAACGTGACACTACACTCCCTGCGCCATTCTCATGCCACTCATTTGTTAGATGAAGGGGTTAATATAAAGACGATTCAACAGCTGCTGGGTCATAATGATATCAAGACTACACTCATCTACACCCACATCACCACAAATCAGCTGGTTAAGCTGCCTAATCTCGTGGGGCTGGTTTCCTAG
- a CDS encoding BRCT domain-containing protein, translating to MFNWFKKKEKIENPIEISVSGINPQTDNEFLFYNFVQLTFAPHLQKWYEKAKENGLQFKPQYEQAIKQKVSTGKFENPHKFPSYFTNGFDFIGIQFLSGTDDILSAFELGTHFIIDEKIAYKEKFLFRPPNQILKQKEFKETLEMFDIDEEFVKDFSFEDVWDTLDLKLSFNHSLVVCWNKEIEILEEILKAYRIKDYNINYIQIREIAKDNNLPDLFDNLLKHFNSDLNIENDLSLIAPTLALEFEDMGINLNNYRKNLNPKSSENFNELNPKPLKKHKTKPTTLDIQNENLSHIRNYSIDPKEISKIDIKNKGFIFTGEITTDRDTAKEFIEQNGGIIKSGITSKVDYVIIGADFGWSKIQKIHELNENKNCNIKILTNSDFENLKKNTPHNNGYK from the coding sequence ATGTTTAATTGGTTCAAAAAGAAAGAAAAAATAGAAAATCCGATTGAAATTTCAGTTAGCGGAATTAATCCTCAAACCGATAATGAATTTCTATTTTACAACTTTGTGCAATTGACTTTTGCACCTCATTTGCAAAAATGGTATGAGAAAGCAAAGGAAAACGGACTTCAATTTAAACCGCAATACGAACAAGCAATAAAACAAAAAGTAAGTACAGGTAAATTTGAGAATCCACACAAATTTCCTTCATATTTTACAAATGGATTCGATTTTATTGGAATACAGTTTTTAAGTGGAACAGATGATATTTTAAGTGCATTTGAATTAGGCACTCACTTCATAATCGATGAAAAAATAGCATACAAAGAAAAATTTCTTTTTCGTCCACCTAATCAAATTTTAAAACAAAAAGAATTTAAAGAAACTCTCGAAATGTTTGATATAGACGAAGAATTTGTAAAAGATTTTTCATTTGAGGATGTTTGGGACACGTTAGATTTAAAGTTAAGTTTCAATCATAGTTTAGTTGTCTGTTGGAACAAAGAGATTGAAATTCTTGAAGAAATATTAAAAGCCTATAGAATAAAAGATTACAACATAAATTATATACAAATAAGAGAAATAGCTAAAGACAATAATCTTCCAGATTTATTTGATAATCTTTTAAAGCATTTCAATTCTGACCTGAATATTGAAAATGATTTATCTCTTATAGCACCAACTCTTGCGTTGGAATTTGAAGATATGGGAATCAATCTAAATAACTACAGAAAAAACCTAAATCCAAAATCTAGCGAAAATTTCAACGAATTAAATCCTAAACCTTTAAAAAAGCATAAAACAAAGCCAACTACTTTAGACATTCAAAACGAAAACCTATCTCACATTCGTAATTACTCTATTGACCCGAAAGAGATTAGTAAAATTGATATTAAAAACAAAGGATTTATTTTTACTGGAGAAATAACTACAGACAGAGATACAGCAAAAGAATTCATAGAACAAAATGGTGGAATAATAAAATCTGGAATTACAAGCAAAGTCGATTATGTTATTATCGGAGCTGACTTTGGTTGGTCGAAAATCCAAAAAATACACGAACTGAACGAAAATAAAAATTGTAACATAAAAATATTAACCAATTCGGATTTTGAAAATCTGAAAAAAAATACGCCACACAACAATGGCTATAAGTAA
- a CDS encoding ATP-binding protein, translating to MKLNKVKLKNFRGYSKETEILIEDLNVLIGRNDVGKSSILEALDIFFNGKPDKNDLSIDHDNSQVEITCIFNDIPESLILDDTVKTSLKDEFLLNKEGNLEIKKKFPISRTGSVSEESVIICEHPDNPKLEDLLSKKRTTLKLFFEELKIDDKGVNRTKSKEIRKAIRQHFYEDEIQTETKEIKIDGKLDNEDNKKKIWTNLKKYLPLFSLFFVDKPLNDQDSDIQDPMKEIIKEVLKRDEIQPLLDTLKNAVQDASTAMADETIEKLNELDSELAETLKSNFPKEPTWNSIFKLTLEDNRGVPLNKRGSGMRRLVLLSFFRAQIEKRRTANAPNIIYALEEPETSQHPDFQIMIVNALKELSETENAQVLFTTHNSNLAKEISKSSLRYIYKDEQGENQVENGTNDDGTDNENIIDRIIETLGALPDPKNKVQCLIFVEGENDINGLINYSKLLNAHDSEILNLENNEKIAFIPTGGSQLKYYIEKKYLDGLIQAQVHIYDSDVAYYIQSIKDLNAEGNPNKVGYNTSKLELENFLHPDAINECYKELNIPIEITEVLDREDVPKKVAKAVHNTNGDTEWEKMHPDKAKLAEKQKKKLSKAKRQLNNLAIEKMTIERLKERDGFDEIKDWLNKIKTFLN from the coding sequence ATGAAATTGAATAAAGTAAAACTCAAAAACTTTAGAGGTTATTCAAAAGAAACGGAAATTCTGATTGAAGATTTAAACGTTCTAATTGGTCGAAATGACGTAGGAAAATCTTCAATTCTAGAGGCCTTAGATATATTCTTTAATGGTAAACCAGATAAAAATGATTTATCAATTGATCACGATAATTCCCAAGTTGAGATTACTTGTATTTTTAATGATATTCCAGAATCACTAATTTTAGATGACACCGTAAAGACTTCCCTAAAGGATGAGTTCCTCCTAAACAAAGAAGGAAATCTTGAAATTAAAAAGAAATTTCCCATATCTCGAACAGGAAGTGTGTCAGAAGAAAGTGTCATTATCTGTGAACATCCAGATAATCCAAAACTTGAAGATTTACTTTCGAAAAAAAGAACAACTTTAAAGTTATTTTTTGAAGAACTAAAAATTGATGATAAAGGTGTCAATCGAACGAAAAGTAAGGAAATTAGGAAAGCAATAAGACAACATTTTTATGAAGATGAAATTCAAACTGAGACCAAGGAAATAAAAATTGACGGAAAACTGGATAACGAAGATAACAAAAAGAAAATATGGACTAACTTAAAAAAATACCTACCATTATTCTCGTTGTTCTTCGTTGATAAACCTCTAAATGATCAGGATTCTGACATACAAGATCCAATGAAAGAAATTATAAAAGAGGTTTTAAAACGTGACGAAATTCAACCTCTATTGGATACATTAAAAAATGCTGTTCAGGATGCTTCTACAGCAATGGCAGATGAAACAATTGAAAAATTAAACGAATTAGATTCCGAATTAGCTGAGACTTTAAAGTCTAACTTTCCAAAAGAACCTACCTGGAACTCAATATTTAAATTAACATTAGAAGATAATCGCGGCGTCCCCCTAAATAAAAGAGGAAGCGGGATGAGAAGACTAGTCTTATTAAGTTTTTTTAGAGCACAGATTGAGAAAAGAAGAACAGCTAATGCTCCAAATATAATCTATGCTCTAGAGGAACCCGAAACATCTCAACATCCAGATTTTCAAATTATGATAGTTAATGCATTGAAGGAATTATCAGAAACCGAAAATGCTCAAGTACTTTTCACTACTCATAATTCAAATCTTGCTAAGGAAATTTCAAAATCATCATTACGATATATTTATAAAGACGAGCAAGGTGAAAATCAGGTTGAAAATGGTACAAATGATGATGGAACTGATAATGAAAATATAATTGATAGAATTATAGAAACACTTGGAGCACTACCAGACCCAAAAAATAAAGTCCAGTGTTTAATTTTCGTAGAAGGTGAAAATGATATTAATGGTTTAATAAATTATAGTAAACTACTTAACGCTCACGATAGTGAAATTCTAAATTTAGAAAACAATGAAAAAATAGCATTTATTCCTACTGGAGGTTCACAATTGAAATACTACATTGAAAAAAAGTATCTAGATGGTTTAATTCAAGCTCAAGTTCATATTTACGATTCGGATGTTGCGTATTATATTCAAAGTATAAAAGACTTAAATGCAGAAGGAAATCCTAATAAAGTCGGATATAACACAAGTAAATTGGAATTAGAAAATTTTCTACATCCAGATGCGATTAATGAATGCTACAAAGAATTAAATATTCCAATAGAAATAACGGAAGTATTAGATAGAGAAGATGTTCCGAAAAAAGTTGCAAAGGCTGTACACAATACAAATGGTGATACTGAATGGGAGAAAATGCATCCTGACAAAGCAAAATTAGCTGAAAAGCAAAAGAAAAAATTATCTAAAGCCAAACGCCAGCTTAATAATTTAGCAATAGAAAAAATGACAATTGAAAGATTAAAAGAAAGAGACGGTTTCGACGAAATAAAAGATTGGCTAAATAAAATCAAAACATTTTTAAATTAA
- a CDS encoding helix-turn-helix domain-containing protein, with protein MASFGNYIKTHREEKGWSQTEFGAKVKINTPAVSKIENDHKKFPVGKLKLLAQLFELDYNQVKDLYFADKFAKEAFEYKCSDKIFKVAEDQSTYIKAINAKQGKLKF; from the coding sequence ATGGCAAGTTTCGGAAACTACATAAAAACTCACCGAGAAGAAAAAGGCTGGAGTCAGACTGAATTCGGAGCGAAAGTCAAAATTAATACACCTGCTGTTAGTAAAATTGAGAATGACCATAAAAAATTTCCAGTTGGCAAATTAAAATTACTCGCCCAATTATTTGAACTAGATTACAACCAAGTTAAAGACTTGTATTTTGCAGACAAATTTGCAAAAGAAGCTTTTGAATATAAATGTTCTGATAAAATTTTTAAAGTTGCAGAAGACCAATCAACTTATATCAAAGCAATAAACGCAAAACAAGGAAAATTAAAATTCTAA